The Acutalibacter muris genomic sequence CCCAGGATAAGCCGGTTAAAACAGAAGCGGCGCCGCTGTACAAAAATTTAGATGAGCTTCCTATGGCGGCATGGGATCTGCTGCCTATGGAAAAGTATAGGGCCCATAACTGGCACTGCTTTGGCGATATCGATCACAGACAGCCGTATGGCCTTATTTGGACTGCGCTGGGGTGCCCGTTCCACTGCCATTTTTGCTGTATAAACACAATGTTTAATAGCCGCCCCGGTATCAGGTTCCGCAGCCCGAAGAAGGTACTGGAAGAGATAGATTATCTTGTGAATACCTATGGAATTCATAATTTTAAGATAGCAGATGAACTATTTGCTATGAAGGAGCAGAGGGTCGCGGAAATCTGTCAGGGGCTGATCGAGCGTAATTACCATTTAAATATCTGGACGTATGGCAGAGTTGATACCGTTACGCCGGCTATGCTCGAAATAATGAAGAAAGCCGGAATAAACTGGATAGCTTATGGCTTTGAATCTGGAAATAAGACGGTGCTGGAGGAGGTATCAAAGGGGTATGATTTTAATACGGTGGACGCTGTTGTAAAAATGACCTATGGCGCTGGTATGCATATCGCTGCCAATTTTATGTTTGGCCTGCCGAAAGACAATTATGACTCTATGCAGCAGACGTTACAGATGGCCTTTGATATAAATGCTGAATGGGCGAATTTTAACTCCGTTATGGCATATCCGGGCTCAGGTTTATATGTGGATGCCGTTAAAAGTGGCAGCAGATTGCCGGAAACATGGCAGGGCTATTCGCAGTATGCGGCAGATTGTCTGCCTATGGATACAGAATACCTATCTGCAGAGGAGGTTGTGGCGTTTCGCGATTATGCTTTCAAGGCATATTTTACCAATCCAAGATATTTGAAACGTATGGAGAATATATTTGGCTTGGAAACGGTTGAAGTGATTAAAGAAATGACGAGCCGTCCTTTAAGAAGAAATAATTGAGAAAGGACACGCCCCTTTACGCCCCACTTTTTTTGGCCCTCCTTCGCCCTGCTGGGGAGCTATCTTTTTAGTTCCACTGACACAAATCGACATTTTCCCCGATAAGTTAAGAACCCGTATTCACAAGCTGCAAGCACCGTCTAAGCGGTTTTTTCGGTTATGAATACAGGTTCTTATTGTTTTGATACGCTAGAGGCCGTGACGGTTTCATGCTTTCGGCAAAAGCACACCCCGCGTATTATACATAGAATCTGGTCGGATTTTGTGAACTTTTACAAAGTTTAGGGTATAAATTCTCAAACTTTCCAAGAAATAACTAAAAACCACTTGAAATTTTTTTTATATATGGTATTATAAGAGCAGGGAAATCTACCCTTTAGTACGGCTGGCTGTAAGATCAGCCGCTGCCAGCCAAAGAAAGGAATGTGATCGGTGATATGAACACTGAACTGACCGGTGAGAAAAAGCTAGCCGCCGGCGCACAGAAGAAGGACGATCCGGCACGGGTGCCTCTATTTTTGTTCCACAGTGGAAAGAACCGCCGCCTATATGAATACATGGGCGTGCACAAGGCCACCCATAAGGGAAAGAAGTGCATGGTGGCAAGGGTATGGGCTCCAAAGGCCCGGGCGGTATCCTTGGTGGGCAATTTCTGCAACTGGGACAGCGCCAAGTACCCCTTGAAAAAGGTGGACGACAGTGTTTGGGAATGCTATACTGATTTTGAGTTTCAGCCATATGAGATGTATAAGTTCTATATTAAGACGGCCTCGGGCGAGGACACTTATAAGGCCGACCCCTTCGCCTGGCACACGGAGACCCGCCCGGGCACGGCCTCCCGCTGGTATGAACTGGAGGGTTACAGCTGGGGGGACTCCGCCTGGCAGAAGAAGAAGGAGACCGAGAAGCACTACAATCAGCCTGTAAACATATATGAGATGCACGCGGGCTCCTGGCGCAAGTATCAGGACGGTTCGGTGTTCTCCTACGATAAGCTGGGGGACGAGCTCATACCCTACGTAAAAGAGATGGGCTTCACACATATCGAGTTCATGCCACTGACGGAGTACCCCTATGACGGCTCCTGGGGCTATCAGGTGATGGGCTACTTCGCCCCCACCTCCCGCTATGGCCAGCCCAAGGACTTCATGAGGTTTGTGGACCGCTGCCATCAGGCGGGCATAGGCGTTATCATGGACTGGGTCCCGGCCCACTTCCCCAGGGACGCGGCGGGCCTTGCCAAGTTCGACGGCACCACCTGCTATGAGTACGAGGACCCAAGAAAGGGCGAGCATAAGGAGTGGGGGACCCTGGTGTTTGATTACGGCAAGCCGGAGGTCATAAGCTTCCTGGTCTCAAGCGCGGTGTTCTGGCTCAAGGAGTACCATGTGGACGGCCTGAGGGTGGACGCGGTGGCCTCTATGCTGTACCTGGACTATAACCGCCGGGACGGGGAATGGGTCCCCAATAAGGACGGCGGCAAGGAGAACCTGGAGGCCGTGGCCTTCTTACAGGCATTAAACGAGGCGGCCTTCGCCGAGGTCCTGGACCCCATGATGATAGCCGAGGAGAGCACCTCCTGGCCCATGGTGTCAAAGCCCACCTTTATGGGTGGCCTTGGCTTCAACTACAAGTGGAACATGGGCTGGATGAACGATATGCTCAGATATATGTCCATGGACCCCCTCTTTAGAAGCGGCAACCATCAGAGCCTGACCTTCTCCTTCTTCTATGCCTTCTCCGAGAACTTTATCCTGCCCATATCCCATGACGAGGTGGTATATGGCAAGGGCTCGCTGATAAATAAGATGCCCGGCACCGACGAGCAGAAGGCCGCGGGCATGAGATGCTTCGTTACCTATATGATGGGCCATCCCGGCAAAAAGCTCCAGTTCATGGGCACGGAGTTCGCGCAGAAGGACGAGTGGAACTATGAGAAGGAGCTGGAGTGGTATCTCTTGCAGTACAAGGAGCATAAGGACGCCCAGGACTTCTTTAAGGCTGTGAACCACTTTTACCTCAGCCGCCCCGAGCTCTGGGAGGTGGACTTCTCCTGGGAGGGCTTCGAGTGGATATCTAACGACGACTATACCCAGAGCGTCATAGCCTTCAGGCGCAAGTCCAAGAAGGGTAAAGAGCTGGTGTGCGTCTGCAACTTCGTGCCCGTCCAGCGGGAGCATTACAAGATAGGCATCCCCCAGTGGGGTATCTGGAGCGAGGTGTTCACCTCCGACGACGAGAGCTTCGGCGGCGGCGGCGTGACAAACGGCAAGATTATAAAGACCATCGACGAGCCCATGCACGGCTGCGAACAGTGTGTCGAGCTGACCCTTCCGGCCAACACTGTGTTCTTCCTTGAGTGTACAAAGCCCGGAGTAAAGCCAAAGCCCAAGGAGATGAAAAAGGAGAAGCCAGAGCCGGTGGTGGTCACCGAGACCGGCAGGCGCGCGGCTACTGTCAGCGCGTAAATATCCAGGCAAAAAAGCGCCGTTTCCCATTGCGGAGGCTTTTCATGATATCATATCCAAAAACGATAATACAGGAGGACGAACAATGTTACCCAAACAAGAGGTCGTAGCCATGCTGCTTGCGGGCGGCCAGGGCAGCCGGCTGGGCGTGCTCACAAAGAACATCGCCAAGCCTGCGGTGCCCTTCGGGGGGAAGTACCGCATCATCGATTTCCCTCTCTCCAACTGCGTCAATTCCGGCGTTGAGACGGTGGGCGTGCTTACACAGTATCAGCCCCTGGAGCTCAACGAGTACATCGGCTCCGGCCAGCCCTGGGACCTGGACAGCATGAACGGCGGCGTTCACGTACTGTCGCCCTATGAGAAGCGCAAAAAGACCGACTGGTACAAGGGTACAGCCAATGCCATCACCCAGAATATCCCCTTTATCGACCGATATAACCCCGACTATGTGCTGGTGCTCTCCGGCGACCATATCTATAAGATGGACTACTCTAAGATGATAGCCTTCCACAAAGAGAAGGAGGCCGCCGTCACCATCGCCGTGCAGCAGGTGCCCATGGCCGAGGCCAGCCGCTTCGGCATCCTTAACACCAACGAGGACGACTCTATCTATGAGTTCGACGAGAAACCCAAGAAGCCCAAGAACGACCTTGCCAACATGGGCATCTACGTGTTCAGCTGGGAGAAGCTCAGAAAGTTCCTGCTGGCCGACGAGGAGGACCCCAAGAGCTCCAACGACTTCGGCAAGAACGTGCTGCCCGCCATGCTGAACGCTGGTGAGCGTATGTACGCCTACCGCTTCAACGGCTACTGGAAGGACGTGGGCACTATAGACAGCCTTTGGGAGTCCAATATGGATATATTAGACCCCAACGTGCCCCTGGACCTCAGTGACCCCGACTGGCGTATCTACAGCCGCAATCCCGTCATGCCCCCACACTACATAGCCAAGGGAGCCCACGTTCAGAATTCCACCATAGCCGAGGGCTGCAACGTGTACGGCAACCTGGAATTCTCCGTGCTCTTTGCGGGAGTGTATGTTGCCCCGGGCGCTGAGGTGCACTCCTCTATCATCATGCCGGGAGCCCGGATTGAGGAGGGCGCAAGAGTCCAGTATGCCATAGTGGCCGAGGACGCCGTGGTGGGCGCAGGGGCCGTGGTGGGCCAGAAGCCCGAGGACGTGGAGAACAAGGACGAGTGGGGCGTGGCGGTAGTCGGCCCCGGCTGCAAGGTGCCCCCCGGCGGCAGCGTAGCCCCCAAGGAAATGCTGGACGCTGAGGAGGCCGCTAAATGAGTAAACTGCTGAATACTATGACTGAAACGAAAGGGAGATGGTCCATATGATGCGCGGCAATGAAGTTATCGGCATCCTCTTTGCATATGTGCACGAGGAGCGTGTAAGAGAACTGACGGAGAACCGGGTGATGGCCTCCATACCCTATGGCGGGCGCTACAGGCTGGTGGATTTTGCCCTTTCCAACCTGGTGAACTCCGGGGTGAACAAGGTGGGCGTTATCACCGAGCAGAACTACCAGTCCCTGATGGATCATCTGGGCTCGGGCAAGACCTGGAACCTGTCGAGAAAGCGCGAGGGCCTGTTCCTTCTGCCGCCCTTTGGCGCGGAGATAAGCCGCACGGACGGCCTTGTTTCCAGCCTTGCGTCTATCCACCGCTTCTTAAGGAATTCCAAGGAGGAGTATGTGCTCATCTCCAACTGTGACACGGTGTCCAATATCGACTATAGAGACGTTTTCCGTTTCCACTCTGAGAAGAACGCGGATATCACCGTTATCTACCGCCACGGCACCTCTCCTGATACTGACAAGAACGTGGTCTATACCGTGGACCCCGAGGGGTATGTTCGGGATATGCTCATCAAGCGCGGCAGCGACCAGAACTGCAACTACGGCATCGGCAAATGCATAATCCGCCGACAGAAGCTTATGGACCTGGTGGACGAGGCCATGAGCCGCAACTTGTATGACTTTGACAGGGACATTATGCAGCGCAACCTAAAGGATATGAAGGTCTACGGCTATGAGTACACCGGGGCGGCATATACTATCACGTCCTTCAAGGACTACTTTGAGGCCAATATGGCCCTGATGGACCCCAAGGTTCGTGCTCAGCTGTTCCCGGCGGCCCATCCCATCTACACCAAGGTCAGGGACGATATGCCCGCAAAGTACGGCCTTGGCTCCTCGGTGGAGAACTCTATAGTGGCCGATGGCTGCGTCATAGACGGCGAGGTGGAAAACTGCGTGCTGTTCCGCGGCGTGCGGGTAAAGAAGGGCGCGAAGCTTAAAAACTGCGTCATCATGCAGGACTGTGTTATCGGCGAGGGCACAAAGCTCGACTATGTGGTGGCCGACAAGAATGTGGAGTTTGATATGAACCGCAATATGGCCGGCTCCTCCAGCTATCCTGTATACGTTTCCAAAGGGAGCAGGGTCTGAGCGCCGGACCTATCGAAAAACCTTTAAGACAGAAAGGAACTGCTGATTATGAAGATTTTGTACTGTGCAAGTGAGGCTCTGCCCTTCTCCGCCACGGGCGGTCTGGCGGACGTTTCCGGCTCGCTGCCCCAGGCCCTGCGCGCCCGCATGGTCGGCTGCCGGGTGGTGGTGCCGCTGTATGACAACGTGTCCCAGGAGCTTCGAGACAAGATGAAGTTCGTCACCAGCATCTCCGTGCCGGTGGCCTGGCGGCGGCAGTATTGCGGCATCTTTGAGGCGAAGATAGGCGCTGTGACCTATTACCTTATAGACAACCAGTATTACTTCAAGCGTGGCAGTCTCTACGGCCACTTCGACGACGCGGAGCGCTTCGCCTTCTTCTCCCGGGCCGTTTTGGAGATGCTGCCCTATATCGACTATAAGCCGGACGTTATCCACGCCAACGACTGGCAGTGCGCATTGGTGCCGGTGTACTACAGGCTGTTCTATGCCAATAACGACTGGTACTCCGGCATTAAGACCCTGTTTACCATCCACAATATCCAGTACCAGGGCCAGTACGGCAAGGATATCTTGGAGGACGTGTTTGGAATCCCGGCCTATGAGAGCCAGCTTTTGGAGTTCAACCGGGACGTGAACCTGATGAAGGGCGCCATCGAGTGCGCCAACTGGGTCTCCACCGTCAGCCCCACCTATGCCCAGGAGATACTGGACCCCTGGTTCTCCCACAAGCTGGACCCGATTCTCCGAGAGCGCTCCTGGAAATTGTCGGGCATTTTGAACGGCATAGATACCGTGGGCTACGACCCCGAAACAGACAAGGACCTCTTCGCCAACTACAGCCGGGCGGACAAGGCCAATAAGGCCGTGAACAAGAAAAAGCTCCAGGAGCGCCTGTGCATAGAGGTGGACCCGGATCTGCCGCTGGTGGGCATGGTCACCCGCCTTGTGTCCCATAAGGGCCTGGACCTGGTGAAGGAGGCCGTGGACAATGTTATGGAATACTCTAACGCCCAGATAGTCATATTGGGCAGCGGTGATTTGGAGTATGAAAACTACTTCAAGTGGATGCAGGAGAAGTATCCCGGACGGTTTGTGCTGTGCCTGGGCTTTGTGCCCGAGCTCTCAAGGAAGATATACGCCGGGGCCGACATCTTCCTTATGCCCAGCAAGTCCGAGCCCTGCGGCCTGTCCCAGATGATAGCATTGCGCTACGGCACCATCCCGGTGGTCCGGGAGACCGGCGGGTTGAAGGACTCCATCACCGACAGCGGCGACGGCGAGGGCAACGGCTTCACCTTCATGACCTACAATGCCGGGGATATGCTCCACAGCCTGCACCGGGCCATATACGCCTATAATTCCGATAAGGAGGGCTGGGGCGTGCTGGTGGACCGGGCCATGGGCTGCGACAACAGCTGGGGCCGCTCGGCGGGCGAGTACATCAAGCTGTATAAGCAAATAATTGAGAGCTGACATCTTTAGTATTTTGGAGTCCGGGCAGGTTGCCCGGGCTCTTATATTTTGAATATAGAAGTATTACAACTTGTTTACATACCGCGGCTTACCATCTTTGCACCCCTTGCGTCTAATAGGTGAAAGGAGTGGTAAGTGATGGAGTTTCTTGACTTTGATAATGTGGCCGCAGTGCGGGAGTACGAGGCCTTTTTAATGGAACGCGGGGCCCATTTTTTACAGTCTACCCTATGGGCCGGGGTAAAGCACAGGTGGAAGCATCAGGCGATAATCTCCCGGGACGGGGAGGGGAGTATACGCGCCACGGCGTTGGTGCTGATAAAGCGGTTCCCGCCGCCCTTCAAGCCTTTTCTCTACTGCCCACGGGGGCCGGTCTGTGACCCCACAGACCATGAATCCCTGAAGGACCTCCTTCAGGGATTAGAGGAGCTTGCCCACAGGTATCACGCCTACACCTGCAAGCTGGACCCGCCCATTGACGAAACGGACAGTAGGGCGGTGTACGCGCTGAGGGCTGCGGGCCTGGGCTTTACCCCCTGGCAGCCGGACGACGTGACGATACAGTGCAGGAACAACTACGTGCTGGATATAGACGGACGCTCTGAGGAGGAACTCTTAGGCTCCTTCAAAAGCAAGTGCCGGTATAATATCAGGCTGGCAAACCGAAAGGGGGTCACCTGCAAGGTCTACGGCAAGGAGCGGCTCTCGGATTTTTGCAGCCTGATGGAGGAGACCAAGGAGCGTGACGGCTTTGATATGCGTACAGAGGGGTATTTTGCCAGGATGATGGACTCCCTGGGGGAGCATTGCAGGCTGTACCTCTGCGAGTATCAAGGACAGGCTCTGTCCGGGGCCATATGCGTGCAGTACGGCGGCAGGACCACCTATCTGTACGGCGCGTCCACCTCTGTGCACCGGGAGGTCATGCCAAACTACCTTATGCAGTGGGAGATGATACGGTGGGCTGTGGAGGGCGGCTGCCGCATCTATGACTTTGGCGGCGTGCCCCACTGGTATGACCCGGACCACCCCAATAACGGCGTGTATAGATTTAAGACCGGCTTCAACGGCCGGTTGGAGATCTACGCCGGAGAATTCACTCAGGTATACGCCCGGCGATATAAAAAGGCTATGGACAGGGCCCTGGAGTGGGCGGGGTATGTGAAGATGATATAGAGGGCGCTGAGTTCTACATCCCCGCCAGCTCCCTCAGCCGGGGAAGGGCATAGGAGAAGAATTCTTTATAGGCCTGGCAGAAGTAGTTGAGCCCCAGGCCCTCCCTGTCCCGGCGGCAGCCGCCCCGGCAGATAAAACGGTATTCGCAGCCCCCGCAGTACTCCGGCGCGGCCAGGGATTCCTCCAGGAATCTCTGAGCGGTCGCGGCGCTGTCCAGGGCGGCAAAATCCTCCTCAAGT encodes the following:
- a CDS encoding B12-binding domain-containing radical SAM protein, with translation MECDVLIVKPADQKNVYGGLDAFSLTAYEPPLWTALLAGHIRGAGYSVKLLDVEVEKLSAEEAAKRIIELDPRLTVISVSGTNPSASTQNMLALRKIVNKCRELEHTHKYIAAQGIHVSALPERTLAEEKLDFVCCGEGFYTITPLVEAIKRSAVSAEELRNIPGLCFRTQDKPVKTEAAPLYKNLDELPMAAWDLLPMEKYRAHNWHCFGDIDHRQPYGLIWTALGCPFHCHFCCINTMFNSRPGIRFRSPKKVLEEIDYLVNTYGIHNFKIADELFAMKEQRVAEICQGLIERNYHLNIWTYGRVDTVTPAMLEIMKKAGINWIAYGFESGNKTVLEEVSKGYDFNTVDAVVKMTYGAGMHIAANFMFGLPKDNYDSMQQTLQMAFDINAEWANFNSVMAYPGSGLYVDAVKSGSRLPETWQGYSQYAADCLPMDTEYLSAEEVVAFRDYAFKAYFTNPRYLKRMENIFGLETVEVIKEMTSRPLRRNN
- a CDS encoding glucose-1-phosphate adenylyltransferase, which translates into the protein MLPKQEVVAMLLAGGQGSRLGVLTKNIAKPAVPFGGKYRIIDFPLSNCVNSGVETVGVLTQYQPLELNEYIGSGQPWDLDSMNGGVHVLSPYEKRKKTDWYKGTANAITQNIPFIDRYNPDYVLVLSGDHIYKMDYSKMIAFHKEKEAAVTIAVQQVPMAEASRFGILNTNEDDSIYEFDEKPKKPKNDLANMGIYVFSWEKLRKFLLADEEDPKSSNDFGKNVLPAMLNAGERMYAYRFNGYWKDVGTIDSLWESNMDILDPNVPLDLSDPDWRIYSRNPVMPPHYIAKGAHVQNSTIAEGCNVYGNLEFSVLFAGVYVAPGAEVHSSIIMPGARIEEGARVQYAIVAEDAVVGAGAVVGQKPEDVENKDEWGVAVVGPGCKVPPGGSVAPKEMLDAEEAAK
- the glgA gene encoding glycogen synthase GlgA yields the protein MKILYCASEALPFSATGGLADVSGSLPQALRARMVGCRVVVPLYDNVSQELRDKMKFVTSISVPVAWRRQYCGIFEAKIGAVTYYLIDNQYYFKRGSLYGHFDDAERFAFFSRAVLEMLPYIDYKPDVIHANDWQCALVPVYYRLFYANNDWYSGIKTLFTIHNIQYQGQYGKDILEDVFGIPAYESQLLEFNRDVNLMKGAIECANWVSTVSPTYAQEILDPWFSHKLDPILRERSWKLSGILNGIDTVGYDPETDKDLFANYSRADKANKAVNKKKLQERLCIEVDPDLPLVGMVTRLVSHKGLDLVKEAVDNVMEYSNAQIVILGSGDLEYENYFKWMQEKYPGRFVLCLGFVPELSRKIYAGADIFLMPSKSEPCGLSQMIALRYGTIPVVRETGGLKDSITDSGDGEGNGFTFMTYNAGDMLHSLHRAIYAYNSDKEGWGVLVDRAMGCDNSWGRSAGEYIKLYKQIIES
- the glgD gene encoding glucose-1-phosphate adenylyltransferase subunit GlgD yields the protein MMRGNEVIGILFAYVHEERVRELTENRVMASIPYGGRYRLVDFALSNLVNSGVNKVGVITEQNYQSLMDHLGSGKTWNLSRKREGLFLLPPFGAEISRTDGLVSSLASIHRFLRNSKEEYVLISNCDTVSNIDYRDVFRFHSEKNADITVIYRHGTSPDTDKNVVYTVDPEGYVRDMLIKRGSDQNCNYGIGKCIIRRQKLMDLVDEAMSRNLYDFDRDIMQRNLKDMKVYGYEYTGAAYTITSFKDYFEANMALMDPKVRAQLFPAAHPIYTKVRDDMPAKYGLGSSVENSIVADGCVIDGEVENCVLFRGVRVKKGAKLKNCVIMQDCVIGEGTKLDYVVADKNVEFDMNRNMAGSSSYPVYVSKGSRV
- the glgB gene encoding 1,4-alpha-glucan branching protein GlgB codes for the protein MNTELTGEKKLAAGAQKKDDPARVPLFLFHSGKNRRLYEYMGVHKATHKGKKCMVARVWAPKARAVSLVGNFCNWDSAKYPLKKVDDSVWECYTDFEFQPYEMYKFYIKTASGEDTYKADPFAWHTETRPGTASRWYELEGYSWGDSAWQKKKETEKHYNQPVNIYEMHAGSWRKYQDGSVFSYDKLGDELIPYVKEMGFTHIEFMPLTEYPYDGSWGYQVMGYFAPTSRYGQPKDFMRFVDRCHQAGIGVIMDWVPAHFPRDAAGLAKFDGTTCYEYEDPRKGEHKEWGTLVFDYGKPEVISFLVSSAVFWLKEYHVDGLRVDAVASMLYLDYNRRDGEWVPNKDGGKENLEAVAFLQALNEAAFAEVLDPMMIAEESTSWPMVSKPTFMGGLGFNYKWNMGWMNDMLRYMSMDPLFRSGNHQSLTFSFFYAFSENFILPISHDEVVYGKGSLINKMPGTDEQKAAGMRCFVTYMMGHPGKKLQFMGTEFAQKDEWNYEKELEWYLLQYKEHKDAQDFFKAVNHFYLSRPELWEVDFSWEGFEWISNDDYTQSVIAFRRKSKKGKELVCVCNFVPVQREHYKIGIPQWGIWSEVFTSDDESFGGGGVTNGKIIKTIDEPMHGCEQCVELTLPANTVFFLECTKPGVKPKPKEMKKEKPEPVVVTETGRRAATVSA
- a CDS encoding lipid II:glycine glycyltransferase FemX, with protein sequence MEFLDFDNVAAVREYEAFLMERGAHFLQSTLWAGVKHRWKHQAIISRDGEGSIRATALVLIKRFPPPFKPFLYCPRGPVCDPTDHESLKDLLQGLEELAHRYHAYTCKLDPPIDETDSRAVYALRAAGLGFTPWQPDDVTIQCRNNYVLDIDGRSEEELLGSFKSKCRYNIRLANRKGVTCKVYGKERLSDFCSLMEETKERDGFDMRTEGYFARMMDSLGEHCRLYLCEYQGQALSGAICVQYGGRTTYLYGASTSVHREVMPNYLMQWEMIRWAVEGGCRIYDFGGVPHWYDPDHPNNGVYRFKTGFNGRLEIYAGEFTQVYARRYKKAMDRALEWAGYVKMI